A section of the Oenanthe melanoleuca isolate GR-GAL-2019-014 chromosome 6, OMel1.0, whole genome shotgun sequence genome encodes:
- the ANKRD2 gene encoding ankyrin repeat domain-containing protein 2 isoform X2 yields the protein MELDVERAKELIEQKLAEEEKEEKLKGDGAREPPAVERMNTPELEEEKRRGPRNWGLEAIKGQEKVRRSSVDLRREIIDVGSIQRLIELRKQRRQRRAERAATPEPAPPPEPLEIEGPVEPETFLRAAVQGKMHVIEKFLADGGSPDTCDEFHRTALHRSSLEGHVEILQKLLDSGATVDFRDRLDCTAVHWACRGGHLDAVKLLQDHGADLNVKDKLLSTPLHVATRTGHLDVVEHLIHCGVDINASDREGDTALHDATRLSRYKIIKTLILHGADMMAKNEAGKTPTDLVQQWQVDTRQALETKEQPQGEMEVPA from the exons ATGGAGCTGGATGTGGAACGGGCCAAGGAGCTCATTGAGCAgaagctggcagaggaggagaaggaggag AAACTCAAAGGGGATGGTGCACGGGAGCCGCCGGCCGTGGAGCGGATGAACACgcctgagctggaggaggagaaacGCCGTGGCCCCAGGAACTGGGGTCTTGAGGCCATCAAG GGCCAGGAGAAGGTGCGGAGGAGTTCAGTGGATCTGAGGCGGGAGATCATCGACGTGGGGAGCATCCAACGGCTCATCGAGCTCCGCAAGCAgcgccggcagcgccgggcAGAGCGGGCGGCCACCCCCGAGCCTGCTCCACCACCTGAGCCCCTGGAGATT GAGGGTCCTGTGGAGCCAGAGACCTTCCTGCGAGCCGCTGTCCAGGGCAAGATGCACGTCATCGAGAAGTTTCTGGCAGACGGTGGCTCCCCCGACACATGTGATGAG TTCCACCGCACAGCCCTGCACCGCTCCTCGCTGGAGGGACACGTGGAAATCTTGCAGAAGCTGCTGGACAGTGGGGCCACTGTTGACTTCAGGGACCGG CTGGACTGCACTGCCGTGCACTGGGCCTGCCGAGGGGGGCACCTGGATGCTGTCAAACTGCTGCAGGACCACGGGGCAGACCTCAATGTGAAGGACaag CTGCTCAGCACACCCCTTCACGTGGCCACCCGAACTGGACACCTTGACGTTGTGGAGCATCTCATCCACTGTGGGGTGGATATCAATGCCTCAGACAGG GAAGGTGACACAGCTCTGCATGATGCCACACGGCTCAGTCGCTACAAGATCATCAAAACGCTGATCTTGCATGGGGCTGATATGATGGCCAAGAATGAG GCTGGCAAGACCCCGACTGACCtggtgcagcagtggcaggtGGACACACGCCAGGCACTGGAGACCAAGGAACAGCCACAGGGGGAAATGGAGGTCCCTGCATGA
- the ANKRD2 gene encoding ankyrin repeat domain-containing protein 2 isoform X1: MELDVERAKELIEQKLAEEEKEEKLKGDGAREPPAVERMNTPELEEEKRRGPRNWGLEAIKGQEKVRRSSVDLRREIIDVGSIQRLIELRKQRRQRRAERAATPEPAPPPEPLEIEGPVEPETFLRAAVQGKMHVIEKFLADGGSPDTCDEFHRTALHRSSLEGHVEILQKLLDSGATVDFRDRLDCTAVHWACRGGHLDAVKLLQDHGADLNVKDKLLSTPLHVATRTGHLDVVEHLIHCGVDINASDRVSAAAVQASLGSNTLIPLPLLTPPKASSPHNRAHLETYLCPVVAATARSGTGTVPLIYVQVGVLGTGRGSSSLDHNLQ; encoded by the exons ATGGAGCTGGATGTGGAACGGGCCAAGGAGCTCATTGAGCAgaagctggcagaggaggagaaggaggag AAACTCAAAGGGGATGGTGCACGGGAGCCGCCGGCCGTGGAGCGGATGAACACgcctgagctggaggaggagaaacGCCGTGGCCCCAGGAACTGGGGTCTTGAGGCCATCAAG GGCCAGGAGAAGGTGCGGAGGAGTTCAGTGGATCTGAGGCGGGAGATCATCGACGTGGGGAGCATCCAACGGCTCATCGAGCTCCGCAAGCAgcgccggcagcgccgggcAGAGCGGGCGGCCACCCCCGAGCCTGCTCCACCACCTGAGCCCCTGGAGATT GAGGGTCCTGTGGAGCCAGAGACCTTCCTGCGAGCCGCTGTCCAGGGCAAGATGCACGTCATCGAGAAGTTTCTGGCAGACGGTGGCTCCCCCGACACATGTGATGAG TTCCACCGCACAGCCCTGCACCGCTCCTCGCTGGAGGGACACGTGGAAATCTTGCAGAAGCTGCTGGACAGTGGGGCCACTGTTGACTTCAGGGACCGG CTGGACTGCACTGCCGTGCACTGGGCCTGCCGAGGGGGGCACCTGGATGCTGTCAAACTGCTGCAGGACCACGGGGCAGACCTCAATGTGAAGGACaag CTGCTCAGCACACCCCTTCACGTGGCCACCCGAACTGGACACCTTGACGTTGTGGAGCATCTCATCCACTGTGGGGTGGATATCAATGCCTCAGACAGGGTGAGTGCTGCAGCCGTGCAGGCATCGCTGGGGAGCAACACACTGATCCCCCTCCCTCTGTTAACCCCTCCAAAGGCTTCCAGCCCCCACAATAGGGCGCATCTGGAAACATATCTCTGCCCTGTGGTTGCAGCCACAGCCAGATCTGGGACAGGAACAGTCCCCCTTATCTATGTGCAGGTTGGTGTGCTGGGGACTGGCAGAGGGTCCTCATCCCTGGACCACAATCTCCAGTGA